The Candidatus Bathyarchaeia archaeon DNA window TGATGATAGGCTTGTGGATGAGATAGTCGGCGAAAAACCGAGAATCGTTGTTTTCACAGACCTGGGAAGCGACTACGCAAAAATGCTGAAACAGAGGGCTCCAGAAGTTGAGGTTGTGGTGCTTGACCACCATCAAATAGCAGGCGAGAACCTTGAGAGAGTTCTATGTGTAAATCCGCACCTTCATGGCATAGATGGAGCACGAGATGTAAGCAGTTCCGGCGTAGCCTACTTTGTGGCTAAAGCGATTGATAAGATAAACATGGATTTGGCGCCCATCGCCGTTGTGGGAGCCCTTGGAGACTTGCAGGATAAATATGACCAGCGGATGCTCGGAGGCTTAAACGAGATGATAGTTGAGGACGCTAAAAGCCAGGGACTGCTAGCGGTTGAAAAGGACTTAATGTTTTTTGGAAGGGAAACTCGCCCCATTCACAAAGCCTTGGCATCTACAACAAACCCATTTATCCCTGGAATAAGCGGGGATGAGGGCAAAAGCTTCGCATTTTTGAAAAGCCTCGGAATAGAGGTAAAAGTTGATGATAAATGGCGTGCTTTAAGAGACCTGAATGAGGAGGAAAAGAGGAGGCTATGCTCAGCCCTTGCAGATTATCTTCTCTCGAAGGGATTACATTATGAGGTCTCAAACCTAATAGGACATGTTTACACGCTGACCAAGGAAGATGCATGGACGCCTCTCCGGGATGCAAGGGAATTCGCCGTTTTACTGAATGCAACTGGACGTATGGACAAGCCTGGAGTTGGCATTGCCGTCTGCATGGGCGACAGAGGGACAATTCTCGAAGAGGCAAATAGAATACTTGACGAGTACAGGAGGACGGTTAATAAATACCTAGAGTGGGTGATGGAGAAACCCGGAAGAATGAAGGAGCTGGAGAACATTTACGTTGTATATGGTGAAGACTACATAGACGACAAAATAGTTGGCACAATATCTTCCATCCTTTCCACGTCTCTGCCGAACCCGGAGAAACCTATAATTGTATATGCAGAGGTTAAGGAGGAAGGACTCGTTAAAGTGTCTGCCAGAACTATAGACGCTGTTGCCTCAAAGGGTGTAAACCTTGGGGAGATAATGCAGGTTGCCGCTGAAAAGTGTCTCGGAAAGGGTGGGGGACACGACGTGGCGGCGGGGGCGCAAATCCCCCTTGAAAACGTTGAAATCTTCATCAAGCTTGTCAACGAACTGGTGGGGAGACGACTAGCCGGTGGAAATGTTGGAGGCTGAAATCACAATTTTCTACAAGGATGAAAGGGATGCAAGAGCCATTGTTGAAGCCGTTTCCCCAGACAATATTAAGGTGCCTACCGGCCTCTATGTGAAGACTGAAAGGAGGGACAATAGCGTCTGGGCATATGTGAGGTGCAAGAGGGGGTTTAGAACCTTCATTGCAACAATTGACGATCTACTCTCCGCAATAACAACAGCGGAGAAAACCCTAAAAGCAGCACAGAAACTTGAATAACATGTTTTATCTCTTAGATGAAGGTTGGCCAGCGGAAATGTTGGACATAAAGCTTGTGAGAGAAAAACCCGAGCTTGTAAGGGAGAACCTAGCCAGAAGAGGCGATCCTGAAAACCTCAGAATGCTGGACGAGCTCATCGAATGCGACAAGCTTTGGCGCCAAAACCTGACAAGGCTCAATGAACTGCGACAAAAGAGAAACCGGATAACAGCTGAAATTGCAAAGGCAAAAAAGAGGGGGGAAGACGCCACTCCCATAATTTTAGAGGCTAAAAGCATCGACGAGGAAATCACAAAACTGGAGAAGCTAGTAGCGGACCTCGAAGAAAAAGTGCATAACTATCTCATGCTCCTCCCAAACCTTCTACACGAATCCGTTCCGATAGGTAGGGATGAGAGCGACAACGTTGTCGTCAGAACTTGGGGGGTGCCACCAAAATTCAATTTTCCACCAAAAGATCACATCGAACTCGGATTAAGCCTAGACATAATGGACATCGAAAGGGCTGGGAAGGTTGCCGGTGCCAGATTCTTCTACCTGAAAAATGAAGGCGTTTTACTAGACATGGCTCTAATGAATTTCGCCCTAGAAGAAATGGTAAAGAAAGGATACAAGCCCATTGAGCCGCCTTTTCTGATGAGACGCAAACCCTATGAGGGCGTTATAGCCCTCAGCGACTTCGAAAACGACTTATACAAGATTGAGGGCGAAGACCTCTATTTGATTGCAACTTCCGAGCACCCAATGGCAGCCATGTACATGAACGAGGTTTTAAAGGCTGAAGACTTGCCCATCAAACTTGTAGGAATAAGCACAAACTTTAGGAAGGAGGCTGGAGCCCACGGCAAAGACACTCGGGGGATTTTCCGCACCCACCAATTCAATAAAGTCGAGCAGTTCGTTTTTTGCAAGCCTGAAGATTCATGGAAAATACACGAGGAACTTTTGAGGAACGCCGAGGAGCTGGTGCAGAAGCTAGGCTTGCCATATCGTGTTGTAAATGTCTGCACCGGAGACATTGGAAAAGTTGCCGCCAAAAAATATGATATTGAAGCATGGATGCCAGCCCAAAACGCCTACAGAGAAATAATATCATGCAGCAACTGCACAGACTATCAGGCGAGAAGGCTCAACATCCGCTATCGGGAAAAAGAGGGCGAGCCGCCGAAGGGTTTCGTGCACACCCTCAACTCTACAGCACTAGCTACTGGAAGAACTATTGTGGCTATATTAGAAAATTACCAACAGGAGGATGGTTCAGTGATAATTCCAGAGGTTTTAAGAAAATACATGATGGGCATAGAAAAGATATCCCCAAAAAAGTAAAGCTTAATACACAAGCATGAGACTTTTCTCCGCTGTTAATGGAGGATTCCCTTGTCCACAAAAAAGGTACGCGATAAATGGCGTAGCAAAGTTTGGTATACTGTACTGGCTCCCCCATACTTCGGAAACGTTGAAATCGGATCTATACCAGCAGACGAGCCGGAAAAACTACTCGGAAGAGTTATCGAGGTCACCCTTTACGAGATTACGGGAGATTTTTCTCATCAGTATCTCAAAATCTACTTCCAGATAATACGTGTTGAAGGAAAAACAGCCTATACCACGTTTAAGGGTCACGAGTATTCAAGGGATTACCTGCGAAGTCTGGTGCGTCGGAGAACCACAAAGGTTGACGGCATATTCAATGTCACAACAAAGGATGGGTATAGGCTAAGAGTCGCCGTCTGTGCTTTTACCCTTACAAGGATCAAGACTTCACAGGAAAGTGCCATACGCAAGATTATGGCGAAAATTGTCGAGGAAAAAAGCAAGACTCTAACATTGGATCAGTTCGCCCAGGAAATGGTTCTGGGGAAAATAGCCTCGGACGTCTACAATGAGGCAAAGAAAATTGTTCCGCTGAGGCATGTAGGCGTTAGGAAGTCAAAGCTCCTAACACCAGTTGTTCAACTGCAGGCGCAGGCCCAGGCACAAGCGCCTTTACAAGAGTCTGGGCAAAGCTAGCTTTCCACAAGTTTTCTGCCATATTCATAGCCTTTCTCGAAAGCCTTTAGGTTTATCTCCTCCAACTCTTTTGGAACGTTTGCCTTGATCGCCTTTATCATGGCCTCCTTGTCCACAGCCCCCGTTATGGCGGTGAGGGCGCCAAGCATTATGATGTTTGCAACAATTTTTACGCCAAGTTCTTCTGCTATTCTTACAGCTGGCACCCGAAAAACCTTTACGTTTTCAAGCTTCTTCTCGTTGGGAATCATGTCTGGGTCAAGAATTATTATGCCATTCTTCTTCACGTTTTCTACGTATTCGTTGTATGCATGTTGGGACATTAAAACTAGGATATCTGGTTCCAAAACCTTTGGGAAGTCTATTTCATCATCTGAAATTACCACTTCGGACCTGCAGGCGCCTCCGCGGGATTCAGGTCCATAAGACTGGGTCTGTACGGCATGTTTTCCGCCGTAAATGCATGCAGCCGTAGCCGTAATTATTCCGGACTTTATTATTCCTTGCCCGCCGAATCCTGCAAACCTTATCTCAACACGCATTCATGCACCCTCTCCCTCTGCGATCTGAGCCATCTTGGCATGAAGCAGCTGTTCATAAGTCGGCTTTTCCATCTCTACAAATTCTCCGACAACGATCCTGTCGCGGGTTATTTCCGCCCTCGCAGGATCTGAAAAATTCGCTATCACGGAGGCTCTTCTAAACCACTCCATTATTTCAAGCCCCGTTCGCATGTTATTGTGGCGCCCATAGATTTCAGGACACTGGGATAAAACTTCAATGAAGGAAAATCCCTTCCGCTGCAACATCTTCTTTATCGACATCGTCAACATGCGCACATGAAAGGTTGTCCATCTCGCCACGTAAGTTGCTCCGGAGGCCGCTGCCAAGTGAACAAGATTAAAAGGATGTTCTATATTACCATAGGGGGTTGTGGTTGTTAAGGCTTCCAGCGGTGTCGTGGGTCCCACTTGCCCACCAGTCATCCCATAGTTAAAGTTGTTGGCGCAAATCACTTTTATGCCTATGTTTCGCCTTGCCGCATGGATGAAGTGGTTTCCTCCTATGGCAAATAGGTCGCCGTCGCCGCTTATGACGACAACTTCCAAATCCGGCTTTGCAAGCTTTACTCCCGTGGCAAAGGCTATTGGGCGACCGTGGGTTGTATGAAATGAGTCCACATTTATGTATCCAGCAGCCCGCCCTATGCAACCTATTCCAGAAACCACCACGAGCTTGTCTAGGTCTAATGGCAGTTCATCTAGGGCGCGTGCAAAAGCGTTTAGGATTATGCCATTTCCACAGCCTGGGCACCAGATGTGAGGCATCATCGCTGCCCTCAGATACTTTGCGAGGGGGTGCTTAACAACCTCGGTCATCAGCTATACCTCCTTATAGCCTGAAAAATTTCCATAGGCGTGTGTGGCTCCTCTCCAAGCTTTGGAAGATGATACACCGGTGTTATCTTCGCAGCCCTTTCAACTTCCCGCACCATTTGACCGCAATTCATTTCCGGAACAACCATGGCTTTCGCCCTTTCAGCAGCCTCTGCTACATGCTTATCCGGGAAAGGCCAAAGGGTGATTAAGCGGAGAAGACCAGCCTTTACGCCTTTCTCTCTGGCTTTTCTCACAGCGCTTAAGGCTGCCCTCGCAACTATTCCATAGGCAATTACTACGACATCCGCGTCATCCAACAATACTTCCTCAACTCGGATTATTTTGTCGGCATTCCTCCTTATCTTGTCGCATAACCTCTTAACAAGCCTCATTTGAACATCTGAATCCTGCGTTCTTGGATAGCCGTACTCATCGTGAGTCAAGCCCGTGGCATGGAAACGGTAGCCCTCGCCGAAGCAAGCCATAGGTGGAACCAAATCATCGTCGGGACCGAAGGGCAGATACTTGCCGGGCGGAACGTTTGGCTTTTTGCGATTAACAACCTTTATCTCTTCAACCGGTGGTATGACCACCCTCTCCCACATGTGAGCTACAACTTCATCAGCCATCAGAAGCGTCGGAACACGATACATCTCAGCCAAGTTAAAAGCCTCAACAGTTAAATCAAACATTTCCTGAACCGAGGAAGGAGCCAACGCTATGATCTCATAATCCCCATGAGAACCCCACTTAGCCTGCATAACATCCTGCTGTCCCGGAAGAGTTGGCTGTCCAGTGCTTGGCCCTCCACGCATGACATCCACAATCACACAGGGAGCCTCCGTCATAACAGCCAACCCAATATTTTCCTGCATGAGGCTGAAGCCGGGACCCGACGTCGCCGTCATAGCCTTTAAACCAGCATATGAAGCACCTATAACCGCCGCTATCGAGGCTATTTCATCCTCCATTTGAATGTATATTCCGCCAACCTTCGGCATCCTTACAGCCATATGTTCAGCTATTTCCGTTGCGGGTGTAATTGGATATCCGGCGAAGAAACGGCAGCCAGCAGCTATGGCGCCTTCAGCGCATGCAACATCACCGCTCATAAAATGAACGCCCGTCAAAACAGCCTTCTTCTCCATGTCAACACCCATCCTTGCATTGTTTCTCTTTAACGAAAATCGCGAAGTCTGGGCAAATCGCGGTGCAAAGACTGCACAATATGCATTCACTTTCGTTAACGACTTTGGGAGGGTGAGCACCCCTCGCATTTATCTCATCAGATTCCCCTAGAACCTTTCTAGGGCAATAGTATATGCAAAAGCCACATCCCTTGCATTGATCTTTTATTATGTGGATTTCAGCCTTCGGCTTAGCTCCAGCTTGCGATGGGACTTCCCAAGTTATCGGCATCTAAACCACACCTCCCAGAGCACCTAAGTCCAAGCCCCTTCCTTATTATTGAATGCTCTTCATATAAGCTTTACAAACGTAAAGTCTCCTACCTGGCGCACTTCTTTTATACGCTGATAAAGCACCATAAGATTGACTGGTGGGAAGTTGGAAGCCATTAAAGTTGCCCTCTACGGAGTTGGAGCTGTTGGAAGCTTGATCGCTAAAGCCCTATTAGAGAAAAAAGGCGTTAAAGTCGTCGGAGCCATCGACATGGCAGAAGACAAGGTTGGTAGGGATTTAGGTGAAATACTAGGCTTGGGTAAAAAACTTGGTGTGAGGGTTCACAGAACCCCCGAAGAACTTTTTTCTAGCGTAAAAGCCGACGTGGCAATCCATGCGACTTCATCATACCTAAAAGACGTTTATCCGCAAATAGCCTCCCTCATAAAAAGCGGAGCAAACGTGATATCCACATGTGAAGAACTATCATATCCCTATCATTCTGAACCCGAACTAGCCAAAAAGCTTGACAAACTAGCCAAAAAACATGATGCAACGGTTTTAGGGACGGGAATAAATCCCGGTTTCCTAATGGATACTCTTGTAATAACATTAACAGCCGTATGCCAGAAAATAGAAAAGATTGAGGCAGTTAGGGTCATGAATGCAGCTACGAGGCGCTTACCCTTCCAGAGGAAAATAGGCGCTGGCCTCACGGTGGAGGAGTTTAAGCAGAAAATTAAGAGCGGGCAGATCACTGGACACGTGGGACTTGAACAGTCAATCGCCATGATCGCCGACGCATTGGCATGGAGGCTGGAAAAGATAGAAGCTGAACCCGCCGAGCCTGTGATTGCTGAAAAACCGGTTGAAAGCGAAACCGTCAAAGTTGAAGCTGGAAAAGTGGCGGGTTTGAGGCAAACCGCAAAGGGAGTTATGAAGGGCACAGAAGTTATAGTCTTAGATTTTCAGGCCTACATAGGTGCCAAGGAGGAATACGACGCCATAACAATCACCGGTGTGCCAACAGTTAAACAGAGAATACAGCCATGCATTCATGGAGACACTGGCACAGTTGCAATGGTTATCAATGCAATTCCAAAAGTGCTTAATGCCCCTGCAGGACTGCTCACCATGAAAGACCTACCAGTTCCATCAGCCGCATTAGAAGATATGCGAAAATATCTGAAAAGCTACCTCTAAGGTGGTGTATCTTGAAATTTCGCGTCGACATAAACTGTGACATGGGAGAGGGCTATGGACACTTTACAGTTGGAAATGACGCTGAAATAATGCCATACATAACCTCTGCAAACGTTGCATGCGGCTTTCACGCTGGAGAACCCCTAACAATTGCGCAAACAATAGCTCTTGCGAAAAAGCACGGGGTAGCTGTTGGCGCTCACCCGGGATACCCCGACCTCATGGGTTTTGGAAGAAGAGAAATGAAACTCACATATGAAGAGGCAAAAAGTTACATTATTTATCAGATTGGAGCTCTTCAAGGCTTCGCAAAAATTTTCGACATAACCCTCCAACATGTCAAGCCTCATGGAGCCATGTACAACACAGCCCTAAAGGACGTGGAACTCGCCAGAGCCATAACAGAAGCTGTATTGGAGTTAGATCCCAGACTTATAATTTTTGCACCACCAAAGTCGGCGCTGGCAAAGACGGCTACCTACGCGGGGCTCCGCGTTGCCCATGAATTTTTTGCTGACAGAGCGTATAACTCCGATGGAAGCTTGGTTTCCAGAAAGGTAGCTGGCGCTGTGATTGAGGAACCGAAGAAAGTTGTTGAGAGAACTGTTAAAGCCGTGAAAGAGGGGGTGGTAGAATCTGTTAATGGGGAGCTGGTGGAGCTGGGTACAGTGCATACTATATGCATTCACGGCGATACCCCTTCAGCCTCAAAACTCGCTCAAGCCTTGAGAGAGAGCCTTGCAAGATCAAATATAGAGGTTAAGCCCGTCAGCCAATTTATCCAATGAAATTAGAATCTAAGGACATCGAGGAGGCCGCCTTGGACCAGATTTATCCGTCTGCTCGCTACTTGCCCTTTGGAGACGCTGCCCTTGTAGTTGAGTTTGGCAATGTGATAGATCTAGCTATAAACCGTAAAGTTGCAGCCTTAAATGAAACCGTCTTAAGGGCGAACATTCAAGGGATTGAGGAAACGGTCCCTACTTATAGGTCACTGCTTATTCGCTATGACCCTGCAAAAATAACCTATAACCACCTTGTTGCCAAAATCAGAGAGATAGAAAAAAGTTTGATGGACAGACCTCTCGAAGAAAAGGGGAGAAAATTCATAATTCCGGTCGTTTATGGAGGCGTTTATGGACCTGATTTAAAGGACGTGGCGGAATATCACGGCTTGACGGAAGACCAAGTGATTGAGGTACACTCTGGAAGGTTTTATAGAGTCTACATGATCGGTTTTGTCGCCGGCTTTCCATATTTGGGCGAAGTGTCAGAAGAAATTGCGACTCCACGTCTCGAAACTCCCCGCCCAAAAGTTCCCGCAGGTTCCGTAGGCATTGCAGATAAGCAAACGGGTATATATCCATGCGAAGCTCCGGGTGGATGGCGCATAATAGGTAGGACACCCCTCAAGCTTTTCGATCCAAACTGGCAGCCACCAGCCCTTCTTAGGCCAGGGGATATTGTCAAATTCACGCCAATTTCAGAGGAAGAATTCAAGGAGTTTTTTGAGGCCAACGCCCATTAACCGGGGTTAGAGGGATAGGAAGTGGTGCTTTTTCACGTTTTAAAGGCTGGGTTCTTCACAACGGTGCAGGATTTAGGAAGATACGGTTACTTAAAGTACGGGGTTCCCATCTCAGGTGCAATGGACACATTTTCTATGATTGTGGCGAACCTTCTGGTGGCAAACAATCCCAATGACGCTTGTTTAGAAATAACTCTTATCGGACCCGAACTCCGAGCGTTGGCAGACACGCAAATCGCTGTTACCGGTGGAGAAATCTCCGTAAAAATTAATGGAAGAGAAATGCCCATGTGGCAGACATTAACCGTACATAAGGGCGAAACGGTTTCGCTTGGAAAAGTAGAAAAGGGCTGCAGAAGCTACCTCTCCGTCAGAGGGGGCATAAACACGCCAATAGTTCTTGGAAGCAGATCCACATACACGCGGGGCAAGTTTGGAGGAATTGAAGGCAGACCATTAAAGGCTGGGGACATAATCCATGGGTTTGATGTTTCCTCACTGGAAACATGCCTTAAAATGCCTGAAAACATGATACCTCAATTTTCCAATGAATTTACGGTTCACGTTGTTTTAGGACCGCAATCATACATGTTCACGGATAAAGGCATTGAAACATTTCTATCAAGCGAGTATAAGGTCACTCTTGAGTCAGATCGCATGGGCTACCGTCTTGACGGCCCAGTTGTGGAGTATAAAGATAAGGCGGAAATGGTTTCGGATGCGCTTCTTCCAGGAGCTGTTCAGGTTCCAAGAGATGGAAGGCCAATTGTGATTATGCGGGATGCTCAGACAACGGGTGGCTACCCAAAAATAGCGGTAGTGGTATCCTCTGACTTGGACTTGCTTGGACAGGCGAAACCAAACAGCACAATAAGATTTTCAAGAATCACGTTAGAGGAGGCTCATGAAAGGTTTTTGGAGTACCGCAAAAAGCTTTCTAGCTTGGCTCAAAAGCTGATCGCGGTAAGTTAAAGCTTTAAAACATTAATAGATACTCTGTGTACGCGTGTGTGTCGATGTCTGCGAAATACATTCATAAGAAGGGTTCTTTGTCTCTTGAGGGGTTAATTGCCGAATTAAAAGGCAAGCCTGACTTTCATAAGGCTGGAGCCATAGCCATCTTTATTGGGGTTGTTAGAGGGGAAAACCTCGAGGGTGAGAAGGTTCAGAAGTTGGAGATTGAGACTTATGAGGAAATGGCTGACAAGGTTTTGTCGAGAATTTGCCAAGACTTGAAGATGCGGAAGGGTGTGGTGGACGTTCAAATACATCATTTTTCCGGCGAGTTCAGTGTAGGCGAGGATCTAGTGTATGTTTTGGTTGCGGGTGTCCATAGGGAGAACGTATTTCCGGTTTTAAGAGAAGCCGTTGAAAGGTACAAGAGGGAGGCTCCAATATTCAAGAAGGAACAGGTTATTACCAAGGATGGAAAAGTGAAATCCTACTGGGTTGCCGAGAAAGGGGAAAGTTAATTTTGAAAAGTGTTATTAAATGATCCACAAAACATGTGAAGTGGGATGAAAGGCTTGGAAAGTAAAAGTTACACCTGGTTTGAAAGGCGACGAAGGGCGAAAGCCCTAGACTTGGCACAGGAACAGATAACGAAAGCCCTTGACACTGTAACGCTTCTTCATCAGGCTATGCAGAAAATGGCTGAGAACAACAGAAAGGAAGCTATGCAACACATAGACAACATCTTTAAGGTTGAGAAGGAAGTTGACAGACTACGCACAGAAGTTTTTAAGGAACTTTCAAAGGGTGTGGCTCTTTTCGCCGAATACCGTGAAGACTTGATGCATCTCGTTAAGAGGTTGGACACGCTTGCAGACCACGTGAAGGACGCTGCACGATGCATCAAAATGCTTGAAGAAGCTAAAATCCCAAAGGAGTTGTGGGAGAAAACCGCCCGCACCACCGCCTACCTTCTGGATTGCGCTCATGCCTTGAGGGGGAGCATTGAAAAGATAGCAGTTGACTCAGCCGCGGCAATAGATGGAGCCAAAAAGGTTGAAGAGATTGAGAGAAAAATAGATGATGAATACTTAAAAACTAAAACGCTGTTCATCAAATATGCCGGAGAAATGGACAGCGGCTCGATGGTTATATTTGACGATCTTGTGGAGTTTATCGAACACGCTGCAGACATGTGTGCAGACACAGCTGACTACATTGTTATTCTGGCGAACAGAGAGTAGCACTCCACTGTCTAACCAGTTTTTGATAATGCCCTCCCAAGGGCGAATGCTAGGCTAAGCACTAGGGCTGTTCCAAATAAGCCTGCAAGCAATGTTGACAGGTAAGGGTTTTCAATCAACGGCATAGAGTAATCGGGCATTAACCCATCCCACAAGGGCTGATTTTCCTCCACGCCAAGGGTTTCGGCAACAGTTTCTAACCCGTCTGGATACGAAGAGGCAAAGGGCAAAAGGATTGCAAAGCCGACAAGCATAATGATCAAGGCCTTTACATAGTCCTTCAAACAGCATCCCTTCTAAGGAGGACTAAGCCATTTAGGATGGCTGGTTGAAGTCTATATAACTGCGTTGTGAAAGTTGTGGTTATCGCAGCTTCGCATAAACCGATTAAAGTATGCCAGAAAAGCATAGCTGGAACGGTCACGGCAATGCCGCCCACCTGCGAGAAAGCCGGAGACGCACCTATCTCTAAGCCACATGCCAAAGCTCCTAAAACAACCGAAAGCCAAGAAGCCGCAAAAACCCCCAAGGCGAAACGCTTACCCTTAATGGAGTTTCCAGCAACAAGCTTCACTATGTAAAAGCTCAACCCGCCTATCACAGCCATATTAAAAACGTTAGCGCCGAAGGCGGATATCCCGCCATCCGCAAAGAATAAGGCCTGCACTAGCAAAACAATCGTCATGCTTAAAACCGCCGCGTAGGGGCCTAAAAGCACGGCAAGAAAAGTGCCACCCACCAAGTGGCCACTTGTTCCATAAGTTATCGGAAAATTAATCATCTGAGCAACAAAAACAAAGGCGCTTGAAACAGCCAATAGTGAGGCAAAGTGCTTAGGATATTCCTTCTTTGCTTTCCTCCAACACCAGACAAGGAAGGCTATAGAAACAACGTTCATTAGAATCGAAACTTCAGGGCTCAAGTAGCCGTCAGGTATATGCAAGCAGTCAACCTCAGTAATACTCTTTAAGACAAAAGTATTACTTATAAATCTTACCCTGCAAGCTTAGATTTTCACTGGAAGTTCAGGTGTGTAGTGAAAGTGCGGGGGGTGGGATTTGAACCCACGAACCCCTACGGGACAGCCGTTCTGCAAAGCTTATGGCTTCTCCTCAGGGCTGCGCCTTTGACCAGGCTTGGCAACCCCCGCACACGCGCTGTTAATTTTCTAATTTGCGGGATGGAATTAAGTTTTCCCTTTGCGTCGAAGGGTCGCTCCATAAAAAGGGG harbors:
- a CDS encoding DUF47 family protein gives rise to the protein MESKSYTWFERRRRAKALDLAQEQITKALDTVTLLHQAMQKMAENNRKEAMQHIDNIFKVEKEVDRLRTEVFKELSKGVALFAEYREDLMHLVKRLDTLADHVKDAARCIKMLEEAKIPKELWEKTARTTAYLLDCAHALRGSIEKIAVDSAAAIDGAKKVEEIERKIDDEYLKTKTLFIKYAGEMDSGSMVIFDDLVEFIEHAADMCADTADYIVILANRE
- a CDS encoding molybdenum cofactor biosynthesis protein MoaE translates to MSAKYIHKKGSLSLEGLIAELKGKPDFHKAGAIAIFIGVVRGENLEGEKVQKLEIETYEEMADKVLSRICQDLKMRKGVVDVQIHHFSGEFSVGEDLVYVLVAGVHRENVFPVLREAVERYKREAPIFKKEQVITKDGKVKSYWVAEKGES
- a CDS encoding energy-coupling factor ABC transporter permease — protein: MHIPDGYLSPEVSILMNVVSIAFLVWCWRKAKKEYPKHFASLLAVSSAFVFVAQMINFPITYGTSGHLVGGTFLAVLLGPYAAVLSMTIVLLVQALFFADGGISAFGANVFNMAVIGGLSFYIVKLVAGNSIKGKRFALGVFAASWLSVVLGALACGLEIGASPAFSQVGGIAVTVPAMLFWHTLIGLCEAAITTTFTTQLYRLQPAILNGLVLLRRDAV
- a CDS encoding biotin-dependent carboxyltransferase family protein, translating into MVLFHVLKAGFFTTVQDLGRYGYLKYGVPISGAMDTFSMIVANLLVANNPNDACLEITLIGPELRALADTQIAVTGGEISVKINGREMPMWQTLTVHKGETVSLGKVEKGCRSYLSVRGGINTPIVLGSRSTYTRGKFGGIEGRPLKAGDIIHGFDVSSLETCLKMPENMIPQFSNEFTVHVVLGPQSYMFTDKGIETFLSSEYKVTLESDRMGYRLDGPVVEYKDKAEMVSDALLPGAVQVPRDGRPIVIMRDAQTTGGYPKIAVVVSSDLDLLGQAKPNSTIRFSRITLEEAHERFLEYRKKLSSLAQKLIAVS
- a CDS encoding PDGLE domain-containing protein; translation: MKDYVKALIIMLVGFAILLPFASSYPDGLETVAETLGVEENQPLWDGLMPDYSMPLIENPYLSTLLAGLFGTALVLSLAFALGRALSKTG